The proteins below come from a single Chryseobacterium capnotolerans genomic window:
- a CDS encoding 2TM domain-containing protein has protein sequence METFSKDTTAYERASRRVKELKEFYGNLTSFCIVIPFLAFLNLMTAPGYLWFLWPMLGWGIGITFHAVNVFGIGKSWEEKKIKELMEEEKGKTKTL, from the coding sequence ATGGAAACTTTTAGTAAAGACACAACCGCTTATGAAAGAGCATCAAGAAGAGTAAAAGAATTAAAAGAATTCTACGGAAATCTTACCTCCTTTTGTATTGTCATCCCTTTTCTTGCCTTTTTAAATCTTATGACAGCTCCTGGTTATTTATGGTTTTTATGGCCAATGCTGGGATGGGGAATCGGTATCACGTTTCACGCTGTAAATGTATTTGGAATTGGGAAAAGTTGGGAAGAGAAGAAGATTAAAGAATTGATGGAAGAAGAGAAAGGAAAAACTAAAACATTATAA
- a CDS encoding 2TM domain-containing protein, whose amino-acid sequence MDLIHSLYVFLFAFTGEKNLENFVLTIFISLLYTFVLGGGNGLLNSFLNKKFPWSEETSKRAVISIISVIIVNIILVYFCNYINFVLIQNAATTEEYFSGKYNFANWFTINIALLVSAFLHAKNFMQELKKTSRKEVVEQKLIAKSANAQFESLKNQLDPHFLFNSLNVLSSLIDENPNQAQKFTASMSKIYRYVLEQKDKELVTVEDEIEFAKTYCDLLKTRFEDSVDFIFDVKQEDYRKYVVPLSLQLLLENCIKHNFATSSKPLVIRIFSENDILCIENNLQVREQIKESSGIGLANIVQRYSLLTKRNVFIEKSDDYFKVKLPMLINKPNIVSEKPDDDLKAYKKAQKRMKEIKDFYMNLISYCIVIPFLIFINLFTKSSFHWFWFPVFGWGIGLATHAFQVFGVGESWQEKKIREIMNNQKNNNDGKI is encoded by the coding sequence TTGGATCTCATTCATAGTCTCTATGTTTTTCTTTTTGCCTTTACAGGAGAGAAGAACCTGGAAAACTTTGTATTGACTATATTTATTTCTCTGCTATACACTTTTGTATTAGGAGGTGGAAACGGATTGCTGAACAGCTTTCTCAACAAAAAGTTTCCCTGGTCTGAAGAAACATCCAAAAGAGCAGTGATCAGTATTATCTCCGTTATTATTGTCAATATTATATTAGTCTACTTTTGTAATTATATCAATTTTGTATTGATTCAGAACGCGGCTACTACAGAAGAGTACTTTTCTGGGAAATACAACTTCGCCAACTGGTTTACCATCAATATTGCCCTGCTTGTTTCTGCTTTTCTTCATGCAAAGAATTTTATGCAGGAACTGAAGAAAACTTCCAGGAAAGAAGTGGTGGAGCAAAAGCTTATTGCAAAATCAGCCAATGCACAATTTGAAAGTTTAAAAAACCAGCTGGATCCTCATTTTCTTTTTAATTCTTTAAATGTTTTAAGCTCATTAATTGATGAAAACCCTAATCAGGCACAGAAGTTTACAGCCTCAATGTCAAAGATTTACCGATATGTACTTGAACAGAAAGATAAAGAGCTGGTGACAGTGGAAGATGAAATAGAATTTGCCAAAACCTATTGCGATCTTTTAAAAACAAGATTCGAAGACAGTGTTGATTTTATTTTTGATGTGAAGCAGGAAGACTACCGGAAGTATGTTGTGCCTTTGTCGCTGCAGCTTCTGTTGGAAAACTGTATCAAACACAATTTTGCTACATCATCAAAGCCTTTGGTCATCAGAATTTTTTCAGAAAATGATATCCTTTGCATTGAGAACAATTTACAGGTAAGAGAGCAGATTAAAGAAAGCTCAGGGATCGGATTGGCAAATATTGTACAGCGGTATTCGCTGCTTACAAAAAGGAATGTATTCATTGAAAAATCTGACGATTATTTTAAAGTAAAACTTCCGATGCTTATTAATAAGCCTAATATTGTCAGTGAAAAACCGGATGATGATCTTAAAGCTTATAAGAAAGCCCAGAAAAGGATGAAAGAGATCAAAGATTTCTATATGAATCTGATTTCTTACTGTATTGTAATTCCTTTTTTGATCTTTATTAACCTTTTCACCAAAAGTTCATTTCACTGGTTCTGGTTTCCGGTGTTTGGATGGGGAATTGGGCTGGCTACTCATGCCTTTCAGGTATTTGGAGTGGGGGAATCCTGGCAGGAAAAGAAAATTCGTGAAATTATGAACAATCAAAAAAATAATAACGATGGAAAGATTTGA
- a CDS encoding 2TM domain-containing protein: MERFDENDIQYQKAKRYVEKLRGFYAHLFVYIAINVMIVFYNYSHLKPGESYFEFKNFFTLTFWGIGLLAHAATVFLSKSGYLHNWEEKKNSGTDEKREERFVEKA; encoded by the coding sequence ATGGAAAGATTTGATGAAAATGATATTCAATATCAGAAAGCAAAAAGATATGTTGAGAAGTTGAGAGGCTTTTATGCGCATTTATTTGTGTATATCGCCATTAATGTGATGATTGTCTTTTACAATTATTCTCATCTAAAACCTGGAGAGAGCTATTTTGAATTTAAAAACTTCTTTACACTCACATTCTGGGGCATCGGACTATTAGCTCATGCCGCAACTGTTTTCTTGTCAAAAAGCGGTTATCTGCACAATTGGGAAGAAAAAAAAAATTCAGGAACTGATGAAAAAAGAGAAGAAAGATTTGTAGAAAAAGCATAA
- a CDS encoding methyltransferase family protein, whose amino-acid sequence MKALQILFVISMMAWFLSEFLYKNMLKSGKDDKKGKDRSTLNILWLAIPFSIAAAVTISNLSTLPITTGSWMMYVGEAFILIGIIFRFVIIRSLGKYFTVDVTIKEDHKIKKEGFYKYLRHPSYAFSLLTSLGLGLYLNNWLSLILAFVPPFLAFAYRIKIEEQALIEQFGEEYIRYRKGTKKLIPFIY is encoded by the coding sequence ATGAAAGCTTTACAAATTCTCTTCGTAATATCTATGATGGCGTGGTTTCTCAGTGAGTTTCTGTATAAAAATATGCTGAAATCCGGTAAAGATGATAAAAAAGGAAAGGATAGATCTACCCTTAATATTCTTTGGCTGGCCATTCCTTTTTCAATTGCAGCTGCAGTAACGATTTCCAACCTGTCAACACTCCCGATTACAACTGGGAGCTGGATGATGTACGTTGGAGAAGCATTTATTCTTATCGGAATTATTTTCAGATTTGTTATTATCAGGTCCTTGGGAAAATATTTTACGGTAGACGTTACCATTAAAGAAGATCATAAGATCAAGAAAGAAGGCTTTTATAAATATTTAAGACATCCATCATATGCCTTTTCCCTGCTGACCTCTTTGGGCCTTGGATTATACCTGAATAATTGGCTGTCTCTGATCTTAGCCTTTGTACCTCCGTTTTTAGCCTTTGCCTATAGAATCAAAATAGAAGAACAGGCTCTCATAGAACAATTTGGAGAAGAATATATTCGATACAGAAAAGGCACAAAGAAACTCATCCCGTTTATCTATTAA
- a CDS encoding ATP-dependent Clp protease ATP-binding subunit → MDYKFSQGLSQVFKQSKSEAKRLKSEFLNTEHLLLGIIKTENSAKEILQNLNADLTQIRRKIETLNTASLNPISEEVTNISFTKMADHAIKRAELECRQYKSNEINTVHLLLGILYKYEDPTSNILGAYDIDYEGVSREYQTMLKNSGQSPQMSAYDDDDEREEFEQMRKPTGNLGSAKSKTPTLDNFGRDLTSLARDGKLDPVIGREKEIERVSQILSRRKKNNPLLIGEPGVGKSAIAEGLALRIQQKKVSRVLYGKRVITLDLASLVAGTKYRGQFEERMKAIMTELEKNRDVILFIDELHTIVGAGSSTGSLDASNMFKPALARGEIQCIGATTLDEYRQYIEKDGALERRFQKVMVEPTSIDETIQILNQIKDKYEEHHNVIYTPEAIAACVNLTSRYITDRFLPDKAIDAMDEAGSRVYIKNMKVPTEIIDFEKKIEDIKELKQKAVKAQDYLEARKLKDEEERLQMELNAAQEKWDKDVKEKKETVTEENVAEVVSMMSGVPVTKVGKNELDKLAQMDEKLNGKVIGQEDAVKKVVKAIQRNRAGLKDPNRPIGTFIFLGTTGVGKTELAKVMARELFESDESLIRIDMSEYMEKFAVSRLVGAPPGYVGYEEGGQLTEAVRRKPYAVVLLDEIEKAHPDVFNILLQILDEGHVTDSLGRKIDFRNTIIILTSNIGTRDLKDFGDGVGFGTSAKKTTSDSRARSTIENALKKAFAPEFLNRIDDIVIFNSLVQDDIKKIIDIELNKLYGRLEKLGYKVELTEEAKDFISEKGWDKDFGARPLKRAIQKYIEDLLAEMLVNKQLNEGETVVLELNEAKDGLVGGKTSKSKKSSAAEKSSQS, encoded by the coding sequence ATGGATTATAAGTTTTCACAAGGTTTGAGCCAAGTGTTCAAACAAAGCAAAAGCGAAGCTAAGAGGCTGAAAAGTGAATTTCTTAATACAGAACATCTACTTTTAGGTATTATAAAAACGGAAAACTCTGCTAAAGAAATCCTTCAAAACCTCAATGCGGATTTAACACAAATCAGAAGAAAAATTGAAACTCTAAATACAGCAAGTCTTAATCCTATTTCTGAGGAGGTTACCAATATTTCTTTCACCAAAATGGCTGATCATGCTATTAAACGTGCAGAGCTGGAATGCCGACAATACAAAAGCAATGAAATTAATACCGTTCACCTGCTTTTAGGTATTCTATATAAATATGAGGACCCTACTTCAAATATTTTGGGAGCTTATGACATCGATTATGAAGGTGTTTCAAGAGAGTACCAGACTATGCTTAAAAATTCCGGGCAGTCACCACAAATGAGTGCTTACGATGACGATGATGAGAGAGAGGAATTCGAGCAAATGAGAAAGCCTACAGGAAACTTAGGCTCAGCAAAAAGCAAAACCCCTACATTGGACAACTTTGGTAGAGACTTAACGTCTTTGGCCAGAGATGGAAAACTGGACCCGGTAATCGGACGTGAAAAAGAAATTGAGAGAGTATCTCAGATCTTATCCCGCAGAAAGAAAAACAATCCGCTTCTTATTGGAGAACCGGGTGTGGGTAAATCTGCAATTGCGGAAGGGTTAGCTTTAAGAATTCAACAGAAAAAAGTATCAAGAGTTCTTTACGGAAAACGTGTCATCACATTAGACCTTGCCAGCTTAGTGGCGGGAACTAAATACCGTGGCCAGTTTGAAGAAAGAATGAAAGCCATCATGACTGAACTGGAGAAAAACAGAGATGTCATCTTATTTATTGATGAGCTTCATACGATTGTAGGTGCAGGAAGTTCTACCGGAAGTTTAGATGCCTCCAATATGTTCAAACCGGCGCTGGCAAGAGGTGAAATTCAATGCATCGGAGCGACTACTCTGGATGAATACCGTCAGTATATTGAAAAAGATGGAGCTTTAGAAAGAAGATTCCAGAAAGTAATGGTGGAACCTACTTCTATTGATGAAACCATTCAGATCTTGAATCAGATTAAGGATAAGTATGAAGAGCATCACAATGTAATTTATACCCCTGAAGCGATTGCTGCGTGTGTCAATCTGACATCGAGATATATTACAGACCGTTTCTTACCAGACAAAGCTATTGATGCGATGGACGAAGCAGGATCAAGAGTGTACATTAAGAACATGAAAGTTCCGACTGAAATCATTGATTTTGAAAAGAAAATCGAAGATATTAAAGAACTGAAACAAAAAGCCGTAAAAGCACAGGATTATCTTGAAGCCAGAAAGCTTAAGGATGAAGAGGAACGTCTTCAGATGGAACTGAATGCTGCTCAGGAAAAATGGGATAAGGATGTAAAAGAGAAAAAAGAAACCGTAACTGAAGAGAATGTTGCAGAAGTGGTTTCTATGATGAGTGGAGTTCCTGTAACGAAAGTGGGCAAAAATGAGCTTGATAAATTAGCTCAGATGGATGAGAAACTGAACGGAAAAGTTATTGGACAGGAAGACGCTGTGAAGAAGGTAGTGAAAGCTATTCAAAGAAACAGAGCAGGTCTTAAAGATCCAAACCGCCCAATCGGGACCTTTATCTTCCTTGGTACAACCGGGGTTGGTAAAACGGAGCTGGCTAAAGTAATGGCTAGAGAACTTTTTGAATCCGATGAGTCTCTTATCCGAATTGATATGAGTGAATACATGGAGAAATTTGCCGTTTCGAGATTGGTTGGAGCGCCTCCAGGATACGTTGGATATGAAGAAGGAGGTCAATTGACCGAGGCAGTAAGAAGAAAACCTTATGCTGTGGTTCTTTTGGATGAGATTGAAAAAGCTCACCCGGATGTATTCAATATTCTATTACAGATCCTTGATGAAGGACATGTTACAGATAGCTTAGGTAGAAAAATTGACTTTAGAAATACGATCATCATCCTTACATCCAACATCGGAACAAGAGATCTTAAGGATTTCGGAGATGGTGTAGGATTTGGAACTTCAGCTAAGAAAACAACTTCAGACTCCAGAGCTAGAAGCACGATTGAAAATGCACTTAAAAAAGCATTTGCTCCAGAATTCTTAAACAGAATTGATGATATTGTGATCTTCAACTCTCTTGTACAGGATGATATCAAAAAAATCATTGATATTGAACTGAACAAATTGTATGGCAGACTTGAAAAATTAGGTTATAAAGTAGAATTAACTGAAGAAGCGAAAGACTTTATTTCTGAAAAAGGATGGGATAAAGACTTCGGGGCAAGACCACTGAAGAGAGCTATCCAGAAGTATATTGAGGATTTATTGGCAGAAATGCTTGTGAATAAACAACTGAACGAAGGTGAAACTGTAGTTCTTGAGCTTAATGAAGCAAAAGACGGTTTAGTAGGCGGAAAAACTTCAAAGTCTAAGAAGTCTTCAGCTGCTGAGAAATCTTCTCAATCTTAA
- a CDS encoding transporter — MKKFIISMMLMVSGLSFSQVSIGTPMQESNKWTFGGGIGLGFGSNSSFYLQASPRVGYRLTEDLEAGAVGSVSWQTSDYYRSTMFGIGPFVNYYIARSFYLSANFQHYFINYNDKYYDYKYNREENALYLGGGYMQRIGNNSFMQIGLMYNVLWKERSSVFSNGLVPNIGFVVGL, encoded by the coding sequence ATGAAAAAGTTTATTATTTCCATGATGTTGATGGTTTCAGGACTCTCATTTTCTCAGGTTTCAATAGGTACTCCGATGCAGGAAAGCAATAAATGGACCTTTGGTGGAGGAATAGGCCTTGGGTTTGGAAGCAACAGTTCATTCTATCTGCAGGCTTCTCCAAGAGTAGGATACCGTCTTACTGAAGACCTGGAAGCAGGAGCGGTGGGAAGTGTTTCCTGGCAGACTTCCGATTATTATAGATCTACTATGTTTGGAATAGGTCCCTTTGTCAACTATTATATTGCCCGCTCATTTTATTTAAGTGCCAACTTCCAGCATTATTTCATTAATTATAATGATAAATATTACGATTATAAGTACAATAGAGAAGAAAATGCCTTGTATTTAGGAGGAGGATACATGCAGAGAATCGGCAATAATTCTTTTATGCAGATCGGGTTGATGTACAACGTACTTTGGAAGGAGCGTTCAAGTGTATTCTCCAATGGCTTAGTCCCGAATATTGGATTTGTAGTAGGCCTTTAA
- a CDS encoding glycine-rich domain-containing protein — protein sequence MSRKTKDKTMETKMIVKDETLWERIQGFSLDASDAVFPFSKKLAKEENWSLEFTRKAIEEYKKFVYLCCILPKGASPSEVVDKVWHMHLIYTQNYWEDFCPNILKRALHHHPSKGGGNEKLKHQNWFADTLKSYKDVFQSEAPQEIWIKENIFENIKNKSRIWRWIPFLVLILMLSSCLGEVITTIGSIFFSFLGIMIFGGIIAAISSTKDNKGGKSNSSNEGSSCSGGSSCSGGGSSCGGGCGGGCGGCGGCGG from the coding sequence TTGAGTAGAAAAACAAAAGATAAAACAATGGAAACAAAAATGATCGTAAAAGACGAAACCCTTTGGGAAAGAATCCAAGGATTTTCATTAGATGCTTCCGATGCAGTTTTTCCTTTTTCGAAAAAACTGGCAAAAGAAGAGAACTGGAGCCTGGAGTTCACCAGAAAAGCCATCGAAGAATATAAAAAGTTTGTCTATCTCTGCTGCATCCTTCCCAAAGGAGCCTCACCAAGTGAAGTGGTAGATAAAGTCTGGCATATGCATTTGATCTATACTCAGAATTATTGGGAAGATTTCTGTCCGAATATTTTAAAAAGAGCCCTGCATCATCATCCTTCAAAAGGAGGTGGAAATGAAAAACTTAAACATCAGAATTGGTTTGCAGATACATTGAAAAGCTATAAAGATGTTTTCCAGTCTGAAGCCCCTCAGGAGATCTGGATCAAAGAGAATATTTTTGAAAATATAAAAAACAAATCACGAATATGGAGATGGATTCCATTTTTGGTATTAATCTTAATGTTAAGTTCCTGCCTTGGAGAAGTAATAACGACTATTGGTTCTATCTTCTTTTCTTTCTTGGGAATTATGATTTTTGGAGGTATCATTGCTGCTATTTCAAGTACTAAAGATAATAAGGGAGGAAAATCCAACTCAAGTAATGAGGGAAGCAGTTGCAGCGGTGGGAGTAGTTGTAGCGGTGGAGGAAGCAGTTGTGGAGGAGGCTGCGGCGGAGGATGTGGCGGTTGCGGAGGTTGTGGTGGATAA
- a CDS encoding 2TM domain-containing protein codes for MDYNRAYERVKQLKKFYKHLMWFGIISVIMIGNDWFNDEMHYQIFGGHLFLGVWALILVMKGVSLFIFNDEWEKETIEKEVGKNKKTINY; via the coding sequence ATGGATTACAACAGAGCATACGAGAGAGTTAAGCAATTGAAAAAGTTTTATAAACACCTGATGTGGTTTGGAATTATATCAGTAATAATGATCGGAAATGATTGGTTTAATGATGAAATGCATTACCAAATATTTGGCGGACACCTGTTTTTAGGGGTTTGGGCATTAATTCTGGTGATGAAAGGCGTTTCTTTATTTATTTTTAATGATGAATGGGAAAAGGAAACTATCGAAAAAGAAGTGGGAAAAAATAAAAAAACTATAAATTATTAA
- the mnmA gene encoding tRNA 2-thiouridine(34) synthase MnmA → MKVVVGLSGGVDSSVTAHLLQQQGHEVVALFMRNWNDASVTLEDECPWIEDSNDALMVAQKLGIPFQVIDMSELYKERIVDYMFDEYQKGRTPNPDVLCNREVKFDVFMKTAMSLGADKVATGHYARVDSTIDENGKEIFHLLAGKDNNKDQSYFLCQLSQDQLSKALFPIGELTKPQVREIAKEIGLVTADKKDSQGLCFIGKVSLPQFLQQQLKPNEGEIVEIFKDSPLFTEETPEFSTKEEELNFLSRKINYKKADGKVIGKHQGAQFFTIGQSKGLGIGGHKESCFIVSRDMENNILFVGEGNHFPGLYKKALKIDNSELHWVREDLKLQNGESMEVMARFRYRQPLQKATLYQFENAFYIEFEEPQSAIAEGQFASWYIDEELIGSGVIS, encoded by the coding sequence ATGAAAGTAGTAGTAGGCCTCTCAGGAGGTGTAGATTCAAGTGTTACAGCACATTTGCTACAACAGCAGGGTCATGAGGTAGTGGCTTTGTTTATGAGAAACTGGAATGATGCTTCGGTAACATTAGAAGATGAATGTCCATGGATTGAGGACAGTAATGATGCCCTTATGGTGGCTCAAAAACTTGGAATACCTTTCCAGGTGATTGATATGAGTGAACTTTATAAGGAGCGCATCGTTGATTATATGTTCGATGAATATCAGAAAGGAAGAACTCCCAATCCTGATGTTTTGTGTAACCGAGAAGTAAAATTCGATGTTTTTATGAAAACCGCAATGTCTTTAGGTGCTGATAAGGTAGCTACAGGACATTATGCCAGAGTAGATTCTACTATTGATGAAAACGGAAAGGAAATTTTCCATCTTTTAGCAGGAAAGGATAATAATAAGGACCAGTCTTATTTTCTTTGCCAGCTAAGCCAGGATCAACTGTCAAAAGCTTTATTTCCTATTGGTGAACTTACCAAACCGCAGGTAAGGGAAATTGCTAAGGAAATCGGATTAGTAACTGCCGATAAAAAGGATTCTCAGGGATTATGTTTTATTGGAAAAGTAAGCCTTCCTCAGTTTTTGCAGCAGCAATTGAAACCCAATGAAGGGGAAATCGTAGAGATTTTCAAAGATTCTCCTTTATTTACTGAAGAAACTCCAGAATTTTCTACGAAGGAAGAGGAACTTAATTTCTTATCCAGAAAGATCAATTATAAAAAAGCTGACGGAAAAGTGATTGGAAAGCACCAAGGTGCTCAATTTTTCACAATCGGACAAAGTAAAGGGTTAGGAATTGGCGGACACAAAGAAAGCTGTTTCATTGTTTCCAGAGATATGGAAAACAATATTCTTTTTGTAGGAGAAGGAAATCATTTCCCCGGGCTCTATAAAAAAGCTTTAAAAATAGATAACTCTGAACTTCACTGGGTTCGTGAAGACCTGAAGCTCCAAAATGGAGAATCTATGGAAGTAATGGCCAGATTCAGATACAGACAGCCTCTGCAAAAGGCAACTCTTTACCAGTTTGAGAATGCTTTCTATATTGAATTTGAAGAACCACAGTCTGCGATTGCCGAAGGACAGTTCGCTTCATGGTATATTGATGAAGAACTGATTGGAAGCGGGGTGATTTCGTAG
- a CDS encoding uroporphyrinogen decarboxylase: MNPEIITYVGYSASVFIVLSFILKDVRKIRIVNMIGCACFVIYGFFSGPLWPVIIPNGLICFIQIYHLLLGKKA, encoded by the coding sequence ATGAATCCTGAAATTATCACTTACGTCGGATACTCAGCCTCAGTTTTTATCGTATTGAGTTTCATATTGAAAGATGTAAGAAAAATCAGAATTGTTAATATGATCGGTTGTGCCTGTTTTGTCATTTATGGTTTCTTTAGCGGACCATTATGGCCGGTTATTATCCCGAACGGACTTATTTGTTTTATTCAGATCTATCATTTACTGCTTGGAAAAAAAGCGTAA
- a CDS encoding LytR/AlgR family response regulator transcription factor: MIKTVIIEDEKPASRKLERMLSVFPDIEVVAKIESVEEGVAWFSENEHPQLIFSDIVLGDGLSFDIFEKAPTKGFIIYTTAFDQYTLKAFKLNSIDYLLKPILEEDLAGAIEKFKSFLPSNNDIGSQDIKQLIRKEKSILSRILVKIGYNLKIVQTHEITCFFSENKIVYLQTEERSYPSDFTLDELDDILDDKKFFRVNRQFIINSDYIKNIHTSPYYKVDLEFQPQEEITVSRDRVKDFKDWLVS, encoded by the coding sequence ATGATCAAGACCGTTATTATCGAAGACGAAAAGCCTGCTTCAAGGAAATTAGAAAGAATGTTAAGTGTTTTTCCTGATATTGAAGTAGTTGCTAAAATAGAATCTGTAGAGGAAGGTGTTGCCTGGTTTTCTGAAAATGAACATCCGCAGCTGATTTTTTCTGATATTGTTCTTGGAGACGGGCTGTCATTCGATATCTTTGAAAAAGCTCCTACCAAAGGGTTTATCATTTATACAACAGCGTTTGATCAGTATACCTTAAAAGCCTTTAAATTAAATAGTATAGACTACCTGTTGAAACCTATTCTTGAAGAAGATCTTGCAGGAGCTATTGAGAAATTCAAGTCTTTTCTTCCTTCCAATAATGACATTGGATCGCAGGATATTAAGCAGTTGATAAGAAAAGAAAAGTCTATTCTGTCAAGAATTTTAGTGAAAATTGGGTACAATTTGAAAATTGTTCAGACCCATGAAATAACTTGTTTTTTTAGTGAGAATAAGATTGTTTATCTTCAGACAGAAGAGCGTTCTTATCCATCAGATTTTACATTGGATGAACTGGATGATATATTGGATGACAAAAAATTTTTCCGTGTTAACAGGCAGTTTATTATCAATTCAGATTATATCAAAAACATTCATACCTCACCTTATTACAAAGTAGATCTCGAATTTCAGCCCCAGGAAGAAATTACCGTAAGCCGGGACCGTGTCAAAGACTTCAAAGACTGGCTTGTAAGCTAA